One genomic region from Daphnia magna isolate NIES linkage group LG10, ASM2063170v1.1, whole genome shotgun sequence encodes:
- the LOC116932813 gene encoding prolyl 3-hydroxylase OGFOD1 — MNPAKKFKGKNLQTKPALSNRQWQVTDLVQPQFNSSYSTEEFLRAAADAWSLTERQDKQVQVAGTKCLVYKNPFNCCQLRNFVEDDSFLHQLKHELLSLNFHDKSNDLYKFRQSQDLKKVTTAAVSALKKFLYSDFRQWLIQVTGIELNATMDMSCAQYNHTDVLLCHDDELEGRRIAYILYLVDEDWNLADGGNLDLYSVDDSKQPDKIVTSLVPIWNSLAFFAVTPTSFHQVSEVLAAGSNKCRLSVSGWFHGKPFKRPPPFVEPVKHLSKPEDMDEDDFYTWISAAYLDPSTQGDVQSTFSEKSEIQLQEFIQPDKYGQLCEALHSLDVSSWITQGPANKRHYEITESTSATMLNETRKFFQSEAFFLVLSNLTGLKLHRLASTPSSSENESSSDEKPSNGTSKSKKGSSNDIDPCCRLQVSRWQTGCYTMLSDEDAHGSEYALDVWFFLSADHWQLAHGGQVSYIARGEDEELLTICPSNNCLALVYRDQDTMRFVKHINSLSGDLKHFTINGVYYDRPPNRE; from the exons ATGAATCCGGCAAAGAAattcaaaggaaaaaacttGCAAACTAAACCAGCTCTGTCCAACAGACAATGGCAAGTGACAGATTTAGTACAGCCTCAGTTTAACTCAAGCTACAGCACAGAAGAATTCCTGCGCGCAGCGGCGGACGCATGGTCTTTGACAGAGAGACAGGATAAACAAGTCCAAGTAGCAGGAACCAAATGTCTTGTGTATAAAAATCCATTCAACTGTTGTCAGCTCAGAAATTTTGTTGAAGATGACAGTTTTCTTCATCAACTTAAACATGAGCTCTTATCGCTGAATTTCCATGATAAAAGCAATGATTTGTACAAGTTCCGCCAGTCTCAAGATCTCAAGAAAGTTACCACTGCAGCTGTATCAGCATTGAAGAAATTCCTTTACTCAGATTTCAGGCAGTGGCTTATCCAAGTTACCGGAATTGAGTTAAATGCAACAATGGATATGAGTTGTGCCCAATACAACCATACAG ATGTCTTGCTTTGCCATGATGATGAACTGGAAGGTAGACGAATTGCTTACATTCTGTACTTGGTTGATGAAGATTGGAACCTGGCGGATGGAGGGAACTTGGATTTGTACAGTGTGGATGACAGCAAGCAACCAGACAAGATAGTCACTTCTTTGGTACCCATTTGGAACAGCCTAGCTTTCTTTGCTGTCACACCAACATCATTCCATCAG GTGTCTGAAGTATTAGCAGCAGGTAGTAACAAATGCCGCTTATCTGTAAGTGGCTGGTTTCATGGAAAGCCCTTCAAACGACCTCCTCCATTTGTCGAACCTGTTAAACATTTATCGAAACCAGAAGATATGGAC GAAGATGACTTTTACACGTGGATAAGTGCAGCGTATCTTGACCCTTCGACACAAGGAGACGTGCAGTCGACTTTTAGCGAAAAGTCTGAAATCCAGTTACAAGAGTTCATTCAACCTGACAAGTACGGACAACTATGCGAGGCTCTGCACTCATTGGATGTGTCTAGTTGGATAACGCAAGGTCCAGCCAACAAACGCCATTACGAAATCACTGAATCTACCTCAGCAACTATGTTGAATGAAACCAGAAAGTTTTTCCAGTCAGAGGCTTTCTTTTTGGTGCTATCAAATCTCACGGGCTTAAAATTGCATCGACTGGCGTCAACGCCCAGCAGTAGTGAAAACGAAAGTTCATCTGATGAAA AGCCGAGTAATGGAACGTCGAAATCTAAAAAGGGGTCATCGAATGATATCGACCCTTGTTGCAGACTTCAG GTTTCACGCTGGCAAACCGGTTGCTATACCATGTTAAGCGATGAGGATGCTCACGGCAGTGAATACGCCCTAGATGTTTGGTTCTTTTTGTCGGCAGACCATTGGCAATTGGCTCACGGTGGACAAGTTTCTTACATCGCCAGAGGGGAAGATGAAGAG ttaCTCACAATTTGCCCATCAAATAACTGTCTGGCCCTTGTCTATCGGGATCAGGACACGATGCGTTTCGTGAAACATATAAACTCCCTCAG TGGCGATCTTAAACATTTCACCATCAACGGAGTTTATTATGACAGACCACCTAATAGAGAATGA
- the LOC116932812 gene encoding E3 ubiquitin-protein ligase RAD18 isoform X1, whose translation MEDSLNFEDIPIVWPKNLPQLKNIDDRLHCPICYNYMINPVISTACSHNFCSRCIRNNISLKNSCPICFIDISDGMLRPNRCLEEIIKCFQPVKSYILKSLVDKIPITGDENLDENHPIETTKDNILPCSSSASGSLLDGEGPPKKSSDLLVPSFEYQLPQAADKLDLDKSTPATDTQQSPMASCSQSRKSKSRASVHQQSQNTTHIIKEVPCPVCNTYMREKLINVHLDSCLEKTKPAKRKPMPKMIYNLMKDQELRKKLRELGLNASGDKTTLINRHKKFTILYNSECDATDPRPVEELKAIFEQEEAESRRLANELRCAPAKVKTNDVRKIEEENLQYLRNNKESYDRLINEIRQRPTLAVPSLRLPAEPIPVQVKSEPLKEEHNSEDEVTEIFVPPKVFEMICLSDSSDNDEPGGARAVSSAETTDPDCVNSRPSSSNDSIPDPMESGCSKDSSCLSISGQTITLSTTGSSDHNSTSPTCYSPVDESSNDLFDHGNNGIPTLPLDNTKFKKSNKRSKSPTPDISQRRMSLRRKL comes from the exons atggaaGATTCCTTGAATTTTGAAGACATTCCTATTGTTTGGCCGAAAAATTTACCTCAGTTGAAAAACATCGACGACCGTCTCCATTGTCCCATTTGCTACAACTACATGATAAATCCTGTGATATCGACTGCTTGCTCACACAATT TTTGCTCACGATGCATACGAAACAACATAAGTTTAAAGAACAGCTGCCCAATTTGTTTCATTGACATTTCTGATGGAATGCTGCGCCCCAACCGTTGCCTTGAAGAAATTATAAAGTGCTTTCAGCCCGTGAAGAGTTATATTTTGAAATCTCTTGTGGATAAAATTCCCATCACTGGAGATGAAAATTTGGATGAAAATCATCCTATAGAAACCACAAAAGACAATATTCTACCATGTTCTTCATCTGCAAGTGGCTCTCTGTTAGATGGTGAAGGACCTCCTAAAAAGAGTTCAGATCTTCTTGTACCTAGCTTTGAATATCAACTCCCACAAGCAGCTGATAAATTAGACCTGGACAAAAGCACCCCTGCCACTGATACTCAGCAATCTCCAATGGCTTCATGCAGTCAGTCTAGGAAATCTAAATCAAGAGCTAGTGTTCATCAACAGTCACAAAATACCACACACATTATAAAAGAAGTTCCTTGTCCAGTGTGTAATACATACATGAGAGAGAAGCTCATAAATGTACACCTGGACTCTTGCTTGGAAAAGACTAAACCTGCCAAGAGGAAGCCCATGCCAAAGATGATATATAATCTAATGAAGGATCAGGAGTTGAGAAAAAAGCTCAGAGAGTTAGGGCTGAATGCGTCTGGTGACAAAACCACTTTGATTAATCgacataaaaaatttactattCTTTACAACTCCGAATGTGACGCCACAGATCCAAGACCCGTTGAGGAACTGAAAGCCATATttgaacaagaagaagcagaaAGCCGTCGATTAGCAAACGAATTGCGTTGTGCTCCTGCAAAAGTTAAAACAAATGATGTGAGAaaaatcgaagaagaaaaccttCAGTATTTGAGGAACAATAAAGAGAGCTACGACCGCCTCATCAATGAAATTCGACAGCGTCCAACATTGGCGGTTCCGTCTTTACGATTGCCTGCAGAACCAATACCCGTTCAGGTTAAAAGTGAGCCTCTAAAAGAAGAACATAACAGTGAAGACGAGGTGACTGAAATATTTGTACCTCCAAAGGTCTTTGAGATGATATGTTTATCTGATAGTAGTGATAATGATGAGCCGGGTGGAGCACGGGCAGTGTCGTCTGCGGAAACAACTGATCCTGATTGCGTCAATTCTAGACCATCATCTTCCAACGATTCTATCCCGGATCCCATGGAATCTGGCTGTTCTAAAGACAGTAGTTGCCTATCAATCAGCGGTCAAACTATCACGTTGTCGACTACTGGATCTAGTGACCATAATTCCACATCGCCGACGTGCTATAGTCCAGTTGATGAGTCATCAAATGACTTGTTTGATCACGGAAACAACGGCATTCCTACTCTTCCGTTAGACAACACgaagtttaaaaaatccaaCAAAAGATCAAAGTCTCCAACACCGGACATTTCCCAACGCAGAATGTCATTGAGACGAAAATTGTAA
- the LOC116932812 gene encoding E3 ubiquitin-protein ligase RAD18 isoform X3: MEDSLNFEDIPIVWPKNLPQLKNIDDRLHCPICYNYMINPVISTACSHNFCSRCIRNNISLKNSCPICFIDISDGMLRPNRCLEEIIKCFQPVKSYILKSLVDKIPITGDENLDENHPIETTKDNILPCSSSASGSLLDGEGPPKKSSDLLVPSFEYQLPQAADKLDLDKSTPATDTQQSPMASCSQSRKSKSRASVHQQSQNTTHIIKEVPCPVCNTYMREKLINVHLDSCLEKTKPAKRKPMPKMIYNLMKDQELRKKLRELGLNASGDKTTLINRHKKFTILYNSECDATDPRPVEELKAIFEQEEAESRRLANELRCAPAKVKTNDVRKIEEENLQYLRNNKESYDRLINEIRQRPTLAVPSLRLPAEPIPVQVKSEPLKEEHNSEDE; the protein is encoded by the exons atggaaGATTCCTTGAATTTTGAAGACATTCCTATTGTTTGGCCGAAAAATTTACCTCAGTTGAAAAACATCGACGACCGTCTCCATTGTCCCATTTGCTACAACTACATGATAAATCCTGTGATATCGACTGCTTGCTCACACAATT TTTGCTCACGATGCATACGAAACAACATAAGTTTAAAGAACAGCTGCCCAATTTGTTTCATTGACATTTCTGATGGAATGCTGCGCCCCAACCGTTGCCTTGAAGAAATTATAAAGTGCTTTCAGCCCGTGAAGAGTTATATTTTGAAATCTCTTGTGGATAAAATTCCCATCACTGGAGATGAAAATTTGGATGAAAATCATCCTATAGAAACCACAAAAGACAATATTCTACCATGTTCTTCATCTGCAAGTGGCTCTCTGTTAGATGGTGAAGGACCTCCTAAAAAGAGTTCAGATCTTCTTGTACCTAGCTTTGAATATCAACTCCCACAAGCAGCTGATAAATTAGACCTGGACAAAAGCACCCCTGCCACTGATACTCAGCAATCTCCAATGGCTTCATGCAGTCAGTCTAGGAAATCTAAATCAAGAGCTAGTGTTCATCAACAGTCACAAAATACCACACACATTATAAAAGAAGTTCCTTGTCCAGTGTGTAATACATACATGAGAGAGAAGCTCATAAATGTACACCTGGACTCTTGCTTGGAAAAGACTAAACCTGCCAAGAGGAAGCCCATGCCAAAGATGATATATAATCTAATGAAGGATCAGGAGTTGAGAAAAAAGCTCAGAGAGTTAGGGCTGAATGCGTCTGGTGACAAAACCACTTTGATTAATCgacataaaaaatttactattCTTTACAACTCCGAATGTGACGCCACAGATCCAAGACCCGTTGAGGAACTGAAAGCCATATttgaacaagaagaagcagaaAGCCGTCGATTAGCAAACGAATTGCGTTGTGCTCCTGCAAAAGTTAAAACAAATGATGTGAGAaaaatcgaagaagaaaaccttCAGTATTTGAGGAACAATAAAGAGAGCTACGACCGCCTCATCAATGAAATTCGACAGCGTCCAACATTGGCGGTTCCGTCTTTACGATTGCCTGCAGAACCAATACCCGTTCAGGTTAAAAGTGAGCCTCTAAAAGAAGAACATAACAGTGAAGACGAG TGA
- the LOC116932812 gene encoding E3 ubiquitin-protein ligase RAD18 isoform X2: MEDSLNFEDIPIVWPKNLPQLKNIDDRLHCPICYNYMINPVISTACSHNFCSRCIRNNISLKNSCPICFIDISDGMLRPNRCLEEIIKCFQPVKSYILKSLVDKIPITGDENLDENHPIETTKDNILPCSSSASGSLLDGEGPPKKSSDLLVPSFEYQLPQAADKLDLDKSTPATDTQQSPMASCSQSRKSKSRASVHQQSQNTTHIIKEVPCPVCNTYMREKLINVHLDSCLEKTKPAKRKPMPKMIYNLMKDQELRKKLRELGLNASGDKTTLINRHKKFTILYNSECDATDPRPVEELKAIFEQEEAESRRLANELRCAPAKVKTNDVRKIEEENLQYLRNNKESYDRLINEIRQRPTLAVPSLRLPAEPIPVQVKSEPLKEEHNSEDE; the protein is encoded by the exons atggaaGATTCCTTGAATTTTGAAGACATTCCTATTGTTTGGCCGAAAAATTTACCTCAGTTGAAAAACATCGACGACCGTCTCCATTGTCCCATTTGCTACAACTACATGATAAATCCTGTGATATCGACTGCTTGCTCACACAATT TTTGCTCACGATGCATACGAAACAACATAAGTTTAAAGAACAGCTGCCCAATTTGTTTCATTGACATTTCTGATGGAATGCTGCGCCCCAACCGTTGCCTTGAAGAAATTATAAAGTGCTTTCAGCCCGTGAAGAGTTATATTTTGAAATCTCTTGTGGATAAAATTCCCATCACTGGAGATGAAAATTTGGATGAAAATCATCCTATAGAAACCACAAAAGACAATATTCTACCATGTTCTTCATCTGCAAGTGGCTCTCTGTTAGATGGTGAAGGACCTCCTAAAAAGAGTTCAGATCTTCTTGTACCTAGCTTTGAATATCAACTCCCACAAGCAGCTGATAAATTAGACCTGGACAAAAGCACCCCTGCCACTGATACTCAGCAATCTCCAATGGCTTCATGCAGTCAGTCTAGGAAATCTAAATCAAGAGCTAGTGTTCATCAACAGTCACAAAATACCACACACATTATAAAAGAAGTTCCTTGTCCAGTGTGTAATACATACATGAGAGAGAAGCTCATAAATGTACACCTGGACTCTTGCTTGGAAAAGACTAAACCTGCCAAGAGGAAGCCCATGCCAAAGATGATATATAATCTAATGAAGGATCAGGAGTTGAGAAAAAAGCTCAGAGAGTTAGGGCTGAATGCGTCTGGTGACAAAACCACTTTGATTAATCgacataaaaaatttactattCTTTACAACTCCGAATGTGACGCCACAGATCCAAGACCCGTTGAGGAACTGAAAGCCATATttgaacaagaagaagcagaaAGCCGTCGATTAGCAAACGAATTGCGTTGTGCTCCTGCAAAAGTTAAAACAAATGATGTGAGAaaaatcgaagaagaaaaccttCAGTATTTGAGGAACAATAAAGAGAGCTACGACCGCCTCATCAATGAAATTCGACAGCGTCCAACATTGGCGGTTCCGTCTTTACGATTGCCTGCAGAACCAATACCCGTTCAGGTTAAAAGTGAGCCTCTAAAAGAAGAACATAACAGTGAAGACGAG TAG